One window from the genome of Breoghania sp. L-A4 encodes:
- a CDS encoding AsmA-like C-terminal domain-containing protein, with protein sequence MRSLVALAVVLLLILLGVRLAGAPYDSPLLGRLAAARVADRLGGEWAVAIDAVRLDFTQGIMPEISVLDLRLDEASQGLIIDVPKITATSAASFLYTLDPDLDTVLIDRPYVAVSSDGARPPLLSGAEFAQRADVGISAIVKGLKEVGVEEIVVTGATLLLNGPQPRTFETIDLTALIDPATDRLSVNASVAGRDGRWSVRFAHGEDEPDGGHWLQLSASDVTVTEFLPEGAPIKTGRGLGLPLYPQLTLRLAPDGAFARGDLRVGVGGGYLSFDDDASVLLDEVLLHLSWNADAQHVVLEPSYAVFGDSRIALRGEITPPHEPGSAEWGFAVEAPNARLRPRDVEGAPLILDSVLAFGSFDANKALLNVDTFSVRAGTASVTAAGSIDLAAGGPLMALAVSFGAMPVATLKRLWPGLVLPKSRSWLIDHIDDGRVTGGRLIVALDKLGFDGDPATVGWTPDGVQVDFGFENVTLKNIGALPPLRDLDGTGTVRDGKLVVETGSTRGTVPGGGVLEVGDSVFTIPDLRVEDKTGQLELTLEGATSDVVRLAGLEPISIGDKLGVAPGDLSGDSALTASVSFPLKKEFDRDLAAWSFAASLSGFSSKVPISGQMITRANLEVNGNKSMATIRGRGNLNGLPADIDLVQPLDGSSVGTGHGVVLDIDTSELARRGVDFGGLVSGKIRMSVRSRGDGRRDMDADLSQAELTIAPLGWRKAVGVPAEARFVLSEVNGAQKIEDFVLTSDGVRIEGDVLIDKNGDLFEADFSQFALRDQDQAALNIKRTRGGGYSIGMNASRFDGRGLLAALKRGAAAEEVRNDLRIEARIGRLTGFNGVDVTSFAADLTAVGGSVTNAVVSGLSNGRASLRGEIKPEGKNRALTVQMADAGEVFRFLDLYKRMKGGTGTLGATIAGKTTTGRLVVSDLSITEESGLNQIIAANPGLTRPRLGRNSTSQRVTRPGGTSFQKLNVEFTKTGNRVRVREATLKGAALGGTVEGTVDLQPERLNLTGTFVPAYALNNMLGQIPLLGQLVGGRNGGLLGVTFRVSGTLEDPVLSVNPMSAIAPGIFRKIFEFR encoded by the coding sequence GTGCGGAGCCTGGTGGCGCTTGCCGTCGTTCTCTTGCTGATTCTGCTTGGCGTCCGCCTTGCCGGCGCGCCCTACGACAGTCCCTTGCTCGGCAGGCTGGCGGCGGCACGGGTCGCGGACAGGCTGGGCGGCGAGTGGGCCGTGGCCATCGATGCGGTTCGTCTCGACTTCACCCAGGGCATCATGCCGGAAATTTCGGTGCTCGACCTGCGGCTCGACGAGGCGTCGCAGGGACTGATCATTGATGTCCCTAAGATCACGGCGACGTCGGCGGCCTCGTTTCTGTACACCCTTGATCCGGATCTGGACACGGTTCTGATCGACCGTCCCTATGTTGCCGTCAGCAGCGATGGAGCGCGGCCGCCGCTTCTTTCGGGAGCGGAATTCGCGCAGCGCGCCGATGTGGGCATTTCAGCGATTGTCAAAGGGCTCAAGGAGGTGGGTGTCGAGGAAATCGTCGTGACCGGCGCGACGCTGCTGCTGAACGGCCCGCAGCCCCGGACCTTCGAGACGATTGATCTCACCGCGCTTATCGATCCCGCCACAGACAGGCTTTCGGTCAATGCGTCGGTCGCCGGGCGTGACGGCCGCTGGAGCGTCCGCTTCGCGCATGGCGAGGACGAGCCCGATGGCGGCCACTGGCTGCAGTTGTCGGCGTCGGATGTCACGGTCACTGAGTTCCTGCCCGAAGGCGCGCCGATCAAGACCGGGCGCGGTCTCGGGCTGCCGCTGTACCCACAACTGACCTTGCGGCTTGCACCCGACGGCGCGTTTGCGCGCGGGGATCTTCGCGTCGGCGTCGGCGGAGGGTACCTCAGCTTTGACGACGATGCCTCTGTTCTGCTTGACGAAGTCTTGCTGCACCTGTCCTGGAATGCGGACGCGCAACACGTGGTGCTGGAGCCATCCTATGCCGTGTTCGGCGACAGCCGCATCGCGTTGCGCGGCGAGATCACGCCGCCCCATGAGCCAGGATCGGCCGAATGGGGGTTCGCGGTGGAAGCGCCCAACGCCCGGCTGCGGCCGCGCGATGTGGAGGGCGCGCCGTTGATCCTCGATAGCGTGCTGGCGTTCGGCAGTTTCGATGCGAACAAGGCGCTGCTCAACGTGGATACGTTCAGCGTGCGCGCCGGCACCGCTTCGGTGACCGCGGCCGGCAGCATCGACCTCGCGGCGGGAGGGCCTTTGATGGCGCTCGCGGTGTCGTTTGGCGCGATGCCGGTTGCCACCCTCAAGCGGCTTTGGCCTGGTCTCGTGCTGCCGAAGTCGCGCAGCTGGCTGATCGATCATATCGATGACGGGCGGGTGACCGGCGGACGGCTGATCGTGGCGCTGGACAAGCTCGGCTTTGACGGGGACCCCGCGACGGTTGGATGGACGCCGGACGGCGTGCAGGTCGATTTCGGCTTTGAGAATGTGACCTTGAAGAACATCGGTGCCCTGCCGCCACTCCGGGATCTCGATGGCACCGGCACGGTTCGCGACGGCAAGCTTGTGGTTGAAACCGGCAGCACGCGGGGCACCGTGCCCGGCGGCGGCGTGCTTGAGGTCGGCGACAGCGTCTTCACGATTCCCGACCTGCGGGTCGAGGACAAGACCGGCCAGCTCGAGTTGACGCTGGAGGGGGCCACCAGCGATGTCGTGCGGCTGGCTGGACTGGAGCCGATCAGCATTGGCGACAAGCTGGGCGTTGCGCCCGGTGATCTGTCGGGTGACAGCGCGCTCACCGCGTCGGTCTCCTTTCCTCTGAAGAAGGAATTCGATCGCGATCTGGCGGCCTGGTCGTTCGCGGCCTCGCTGTCGGGGTTCTCCAGCAAGGTGCCGATCTCCGGCCAGATGATCACCAGGGCCAACCTCGAGGTCAACGGCAACAAGTCGATGGCGACCATCCGCGGGCGCGGGAACCTCAACGGTCTGCCGGCCGATATCGATCTCGTGCAGCCGCTTGACGGATCCAGCGTCGGCACCGGCCACGGTGTGGTCCTGGATATCGATACCAGCGAGCTCGCCCGGCGGGGCGTTGATTTCGGCGGGCTTGTGTCGGGCAAGATCCGCATGTCGGTGCGGTCGCGCGGAGATGGCCGGCGCGACATGGACGCGGATCTCAGCCAGGCGGAGCTGACAATCGCGCCGCTTGGCTGGCGCAAGGCGGTGGGTGTTCCCGCCGAGGCGCGCTTTGTTCTCTCCGAGGTCAACGGCGCCCAGAAGATTGAGGATTTCGTGCTGACCTCGGATGGCGTGCGGATCGAAGGTGACGTCCTTATCGACAAGAACGGCGATCTCTTCGAGGCTGATTTCAGCCAGTTCGCTCTGCGCGATCAGGACCAGGCCGCGCTGAACATCAAGCGCACCCGCGGCGGGGGGTACAGCATTGGCATGAACGCGAGCCGGTTCGACGGCAGGGGGCTGCTTGCGGCGCTCAAGCGCGGCGCGGCGGCTGAGGAGGTGCGCAACGACCTGCGCATCGAGGCCAGAATTGGCAGGCTGACCGGGTTCAACGGTGTCGATGTCACGAGCTTTGCGGCGGATTTGACGGCTGTCGGCGGATCGGTGACCAATGCGGTGGTCTCGGGGCTTTCCAACGGCCGGGCAAGCTTGCGCGGCGAGATCAAGCCCGAGGGCAAGAATCGGGCGTTGACCGTGCAGATGGCCGATGCGGGGGAAGTGTTCCGGTTCCTCGACCTCTACAAGCGCATGAAGGGCGGCACGGGAACGCTGGGTGCGACGATTGCCGGCAAGACGACGACGGGCCGTCTCGTTGTCAGCGATCTGTCGATTACCGAGGAATCCGGGCTCAATCAGATCATTGCGGCCAACCCCGGTCTGACCAGGCCGCGACTGGGCCGCAATTCGACCAGCCAGAGGGTCACACGTCCCGGCGGCACGTCGTTCCAGAAACTCAATGTGGAATTCACGAAGACGGGCAACCGGGTGAGGGTGAGGGAGGCGACGCTGAAGGGCGCCGCGCTCGGTGGTACCGTTGAGGGAACGGTCGATCTTCAGCCCGAACGGCTCAATCTGACCGGCACCTTCGTGCCCGCCTATGCGCTCAACAACATGCTCGGGCAGATCCCGCTGCTCGGCCAGCTGGTCGGCGGCCGCAACGGCGGCCTGCTCGGCGTGACATTCCGCGTCTCGGGCACGCTTGAGGATCCCGTGCTGTCGGTAAACCCGATGTCGGCGATCGCGCCGGGTATTTTCCGGAAGATCTTCGAGTTCCGTTGA
- the tyrS gene encoding tyrosine--tRNA ligase, with protein sequence MTAFKSDFLRILSERGFIHQCSDPEGLDALFRSETVSAYIGFDCTAPSLHVGSLVQIMMLHWMQQCGHRPIVLMGGGTTRVGDPSGKDAARQLLSAEQIEANKAGIRTIFTKFLSFEGGDNAAVMADNADWLLGLHYVDFLRDVGRHISVNQMIQRDSVKLRLQREQHLSFLEFNYMVLQAYDYVELNRRYGCALQMGGSDQWGNIISGIDLGRKIEDAALYALTTPLLTTASGAKMGKTADGAVWINAEQLSPYDYWQYWRNTEDADVGKFLKLFTTLPLDEIARLEALEGAELNDAKTVLATEATTMAHGREAAGQAAETARQTFVEGGTAATLPSVDVPRADLDAGLGVLTAYVTAGLCGSNGDVRRNIKGGAVRINDVPVNDDKRVLTASDLSADGVIKLSLGKKKHVLLRAS encoded by the coding sequence ATGACCGCGTTCAAATCGGACTTCCTGCGAATCTTATCAGAGCGGGGATTCATCCACCAGTGTTCGGACCCCGAGGGGCTCGACGCACTGTTTCGGTCCGAGACGGTGTCCGCCTATATCGGCTTCGACTGCACGGCGCCAAGCCTGCATGTCGGCTCCCTGGTGCAGATCATGATGCTGCACTGGATGCAGCAGTGCGGCCATCGCCCCATCGTGCTGATGGGCGGCGGCACCACGCGGGTCGGCGACCCCTCGGGCAAGGACGCCGCACGGCAGTTGCTGAGCGCGGAGCAGATCGAGGCCAACAAGGCCGGCATCCGCACGATCTTCACGAAATTCCTGTCGTTTGAGGGCGGCGACAATGCGGCGGTCATGGCCGACAACGCGGATTGGCTGCTGGGCCTGCATTACGTCGACTTCCTGCGCGACGTCGGCCGGCATATCTCGGTCAACCAGATGATCCAGCGCGATTCGGTGAAGCTGCGCCTGCAGCGCGAGCAGCACCTCTCGTTCCTGGAATTCAACTACATGGTTCTGCAGGCCTACGATTACGTGGAACTGAACCGGCGCTACGGCTGCGCGCTGCAGATGGGCGGCTCCGACCAGTGGGGCAATATCATCTCCGGCATCGACCTGGGCCGGAAGATCGAGGACGCGGCCCTCTACGCGCTGACAACGCCGCTGCTGACCACCGCCTCGGGCGCCAAGATGGGCAAGACGGCCGACGGCGCGGTGTGGATCAACGCGGAGCAACTGTCGCCCTACGACTACTGGCAATACTGGCGCAACACCGAGGACGCCGACGTGGGCAAGTTCCTCAAACTGTTCACGACATTGCCACTCGACGAGATCGCGCGGCTCGAAGCGCTTGAGGGCGCCGAGTTGAACGACGCCAAGACCGTGCTGGCGACCGAGGCCACAACCATGGCGCATGGCCGCGAGGCGGCCGGACAGGCGGCGGAAACCGCGCGGCAGACGTTTGTGGAAGGCGGCACGGCTGCGACGCTTCCCAGCGTCGACGTGCCGCGCGCGGATCTCGACGCCGGGCTCGGCGTGCTCACCGCCTATGTGACCGCGGGCCTGTGCGGCTCCAATGGCGACGTGCGCCGCAACATCAAGGGCGGCGCGGTGCGCATCAACGACGTGCCGGTGAACGACGACAAGCGGGTGCTGACGGCATCCGATCTCAGCGCCGACGGTGTCATCAAGCTGTCGCTGGGCAAGAAGAAACACGTTTTGCTGCGGGCAAGCTGA